TAACTCACGGGGGTCAACAGTGGGTACCGGCCTATGACAAGTGAAAGATAAATCTATGTTCatgttatttatgtatgtatttatgagtatgcatattttttaagaaaccTTATGTTAATTATGTTTACTGTATGATATGTTGCTtattgagtattcgactcatttttttatatatttttttttcaccacCCTAGGTTATGATGTTTATGAGGATGGAACTGAAGGACAAGACTTGGCCAAGGAGGCATGGCAGAGGCCTAGATAGTTTATGACATGCCCAGTTTTATGATTTAAAGTTTAATAAGTTATTGTGATTAGCACATTAGACtgtattgaatttaaataagtGCTTTTGTAGACTCTCTTAGTATTTAATAAAGATGGTATTGTAAGGAATCTTTGTACTTGGCGCTTCGTTAGaagaaaagtttattttttttagttcaaGTTTAATATCACACCGATTCCccgaaaattctaaaaatgatcTTATTAGGGAGCAGGGTGTTAAGGCAATGAGGCATCAACACCTGAAGAAATTATCTTTCAGTATCAATGGTTTTTTTAGGAATCTTTTACTACATCTTGCCCTAAAGGAATTGAAGATAGCTTGGCTGCAGTGGAAGACAAAGTAACTGCAGAAATGAACATTGTGCTTCTCAAAACTTTCACTACTCAAGAAGTGGAGGATGCAATTTTCCAGATGAATGCACTCAGCTCTCTTGGGCCAGATGGATTTCAAGCTTATTTCAAAGATTTTAGCCAATAGGTTGAAGACAGTTTTACCTAGCATTATATCCCCAAATCAGTCAGTTTTTGTACCAGGCAGATTAATCTTAGACAACATTATAGTTGCTTTCGAAGCTATGAACACCATGAACTGTAGATTGATGGGGAAATTTGGGTATATGGCCTTGAACcttgatatgagtaaggcatatgacCGGAAAGAATGAAAGTTTCTTAGAGTGATAAACAAGCTGGGGGTTGAGCAACGATGGATtgacttagtaatgaagtgcaTTAAATCTATTTCCGATACAATCATGATTAATGGTGTCCCTTAATGTCCTTTCAAGCCTACAAGAGGAATTAGACAAGGTGATCATTTGTCACCTTACCTATTCGTCATATGGGTCGAAGTTTTGAGCTCTTTATTGAGGAATACATAACAAGATGGACTAATCATTAGTGTCCCTATTGTTAGAGGCACAATCCACATTAACGATCTATTTTTTACAGATGATAGTTTATGGTTTTGCAAAGCCAACTCTCTTGAGTAGAGCAGGTTGATTAGTATTCTAAATGTATATGAAAAAGCATTTGGTCAGAGATTGAATATGGAGAAGACATCAATACAATTTAGTAAGAACACTGCTAGAGAAATGCAAGACATAATCCTAAGCATAGTTGGAATAAGATGAACACTACCTTATAAAAAATACCTTGGCTTGCCTACCTTGGTAGGAAGATCTCGAGCAAAATCATTTAGAAGCGTATTGGACATAGTAAgtgatcagcttataatttcgtcttccaagcgtagaagttgtcaaagtaatacaaggatAAATCCCAAGATCGAattcacagggacaatgggaattaagcaaaccttttataatcacaagataaaatattgatGTTTATGGtgacaagaaattttgaaaagaagaaaatcttgAACTAAAATGGGGACTATTTACCAAGGAAATGTGGACTCAATTAAGAGTATGATTAGTGACTATTTTGGAAATTCAAACTCGAGTTAATTGAGAATAAAGGTAAATCTatgattctaaaattaccaaaactaagaggCTTAGAGAAAGTGTGCAGCAaatgggttgggtatgagactctctttgttTCGGGTCCTAgaaaattttctcgattaacaatccaatcaaggtattgataaacggaagacaaaaaattatgctcaagttttgcaatattttctttactttactagtcaaacacccattaacaaacaatcgagagaagtcttgataattttcaagtttttgttctTCCTTACGTCAACCACAAATAAAGAGCAAGagctgcaatctattttcaatttaaatccaactagtaacatagtgaaatcaacagttatcaataaaatattgcattgaactagaacccaaaacaaatcaagtctcattccacaacctaagcaaaaaaaattagctacacatgatatttctagcagcaaaaattaatctaagtaaAGTCATAACAAAAGAGataaagaaacccaaaaaagaaattgaacccaaagcaagaaaaataaataaataaagaagacgCCGCACCAGCTGAACGTAAAACTGGAAAGAAAGAACGGCAGAAAACTAAAAATTGAGAACAactcagaagaaaaaaaaaaaagaaaaaaaaaagaaacagccGACGTCTGCaatccgaaaaaaaaaaaacagaggaaaagaaaaataaaactcagtCGACTACCACTAAGAAACTTAAGAAAGAAAACTGggcaaccaaaaaaataataaaactgaaattgaGTCCTCCGAACTAACAACTGTAAAACACTAAAAcgtaaaagcaaaaaaaaaaaagaaaccaaccCTGCAGCGCAGAAAAcagaaaattgaaataagaaaaACTTGAAGAGGATGCCGTTTAACGtcccaacaaaaacaaaaaaatgaagctAAAACTAATAAAGTTCAGAGGCAACTAAACTAAACGGAATGCAACGCTCTCCCTAGAAATGAAAACGAAAGCAAgaagattaaataaaatgaagccGCTATCCAAAAAGTAAAACTCAAGACAAGAAAACAAAGCCTCCTGAAATGAAAACTAAGAGAGTAAACTGAGAGTCAGTTCCGTCCCTAAAGAAACTAAAGTAACAACAAGTAAAAAGAAAACCAGCCGACTAACGTCTGAGAActaagaagtaaaaaaaaaaacttggaaatgaaaaaaaacaatCTAAAAACTAAGAGAGAGAGCCTCCACTCTCCTGAAATAAGAactggaaaaataaaacaaccaaaaaaaaaacatgaaaccAACCGACCGAAAGCCTCTGGAGAGAGTTCTGTCCAAAACGTAAACAactaagaaccaaaaaaaaaaatctaaacccaGCAAGCGAGTCCGTCTGGTATGAACccgaaagacaaaaaaaaaaaaaaaagaaactaagaaCTGAAAACTAACTAAGCAAgctgcaaaaaaataaagaaaaaatggaagtgCCAAACGAAAAGTGACGAAGCCACCGTAAACGAAAACttgagaggaagaaaaaaatagtagcTGAATGTTTAACGAAGAAAGGCTTCCGTGTCCCTAAAAGAAAACAACTAGAACTGAAAAAAATAGTCTCCGAGAGGAAAACGCTGTCCTcacaaaaaactcaaaactaaaataaaaacgaaCGTCCAAAAGCTCTCCCTCTTGAAGTGAAAACAAGAAGGCAAGCCGAAAtgtaatttttctcaaaaaatccaaattgcCCCTAGGTCTTGCGTGATTTCCTCTGGCATTTTGGTCCTCTGTCCCAGCTTGTTCCAGACCCTGCATCTTGATCCGCTGTGAGGTCCCGCATGCGCCTGCTGCTGCGTTGAGGTCTGTTCTGCGTGCCCCTGCAGCTCCCCTTTATTTCCTCTGCTATTGTGCGTGAGACGTGCCTCTGCTGCAGCTTTCCCTTTCCGTGCACTAGTGTGTACATTGAGCTGaggccaaaaataaaatttcttatgtCCGTGCTGCACTTTAAGTGGGCCTTCTtgtgataatttctttttaagctTGATAAATCCAAAGACATTATAAATTACATCAGCTCATCTGAATTTAATTAAGGACAAGAGAAAAAAATCACTTTACATGCCAAATAAAGTTAAATCATATTATCCAATTAATGCTTTTATTTTAACACATGAAACTCTTTTAACCCAAGATATTTAAGAGCATTAATACCACATAATTGACCATTTATCACACTctcaactagctttttgctagactctagcaaataaagcgaatgaattcatgcaaaggtgaaattaccaactacaatttcaggAAATCTGAGAATCACATgtcatgaaatagacttgttgagtttaagaacactggagatagattaatctaaattttgtatcaactgggAGATTTATACActatttagttaatcaaccaagagaattacatgtaacaaagcttacTTCTTCAAGTGCATGGGAATGAGGTTAGAATTCCaggatcgactaccaagagacattaacaattTCAATCACAGCAGCTAATCTGAGATAACCATAGGTCTTACTCTaagtcaaaaccattgtagtggcggctttcacgctattacactttaaaaggcgcctactttcttatttagtaaggaccccggtaataggcagccttttccaatacacaaatgtaaatctttttttttttaagtttttctagTGGGAGAATCAAGCCTATGAATGTGCACCTACCCACTTTCACAAGTCGGCCCTTACCACCAGGtagaaggaaattttttttttttttttgatccatggcttgtcccttttctcatttaattcattccagatttcttcctaagccattaggatatggttcattagtcCCAAACAaccgaagtgtaaatcaacaaacaatgacccaatgtagtctttctaggcattCTGggcatgtgttgtgtgtgttttagcaaaacttttaacatctttcccttggtttaacaactaaataaaatggataagtctctcttttgacatatactcatatttggactacattccacatgttccatgatctcaacaaatcattttttcaGTTCACTTTCTAGcatgtaaaattcaagaataGGGAATTTAATCTGCTTTGAACTCAATACCAGCActcccccaaggtggaccaacaTAAGTGTAAAGCatgcaaacagaaaaataaattctctcccaccccccaactagattgtagcattgtcctcaatgatgcaagagaaatgaaGGAATTTACACAAAAAGAgaagttaaggggcaaaacaaccaaaagaagaaccaaatattcaaagaaaatttgaaggaaagaggaaaaggacaTACCTGGacagctttgaaaggaatgcagccaaaataaaaataaaaactgaagaacaaaacaaaacaatgaaaagaaatggatagatcaagaaccatcaattatgatcaagcaaatgtagagtagattccttaggtgcaaagttagaaataaaaggcttgagcctttgaccattaaccttaaaaatgttaccattgagaggattcattatctttATAGCACCATGGGGAAAAatagtttgtaccacataaggcccgctccaccgagaccttaacttaccagggaacaagtgtaaccgagaaTTGTATAATAACACTTGttgattaggctcaaaagtcttacgttggatgtgtttgtcatggaagttcttcattctttctttggacaacttagagttgttgtaggcatccatcatcaactcatccaactcagacaactgcaattttctcacacaaccagcttcatcaatgttaaaattacattgcttaatggcccaatactCTCTATGTTCCAGCTCTACAGGCAAATgacaagccttaccatacactagtctatatggagacatgcccaaaatggttttaaaggctgttctataagctcacaaggcatcagacaatctcaaagaccaatccttcctgtttaGGCTAACTGTTTTttgaagaatgtttttaatctccctatttgctagttcagcttgtccatttgtttgaggatgatagggagtaaagattttgtgatggataccatacttcttcattaaggccgagaaatgcttgttacaaaaatgggtgccattatcactgattatggctttaggcatgccaaaccttgcaaaaatgttttctttcaaaaattttaaaacaacttgatgatcattagatttgcaaggggctgcctcaacccacttagaaacatagtcaatagcaagcaaaatgtataaatatccataagaagaaggaaatggtcccataaaatctattccccaacaatcgaaaatttcaatcactagtatgggttgcataggcatcatatttctcctagtgattcctcctaatttttGACATGACTCACAAgctttacaaaaactaaaggcatccttgaacatagttggccaataaaatccactttgaagaattttggccactgttttatgagctgaaaaatgcccaccacaagcttccgtatgacaaaaatttaaaacaccagaaatttcattattgagcacacacttcctaatgatttgatctgagcAATATTTGGAAAGGTAGGGATCATCGTAAAAGAAATACTTAGCTTCAGCCTTCAACCTTTTGATGTCTTGAGCATTCCAATGAGGTGGAGTCTTTCCTGTAACCAAGAAATTTACAAGGTCAGCATACCATGGTAAAGTCTCAACTGAAAATAattgttcatcaggaaaagaatcagaAATTAAAGGAAACTCCTCATAAACTTTAGGTGTAAGGCGAGAAAGATGATCCGCCACCACATTttccactcctttcttgtcttttattgtgagatcaaattcttgcaatAGGAGTATCCACCTTACCAATCTCGGCTTGGTGTCTTTTTTtgacaataaaaatttcaaaactgcatgatcagtgaatatTATGACAGATGAACCAAGGAGATATGATCTAAACTTATCCAATACAAAGACTATAGCTAGTAATTCTTTTTCTGTGGTGGAATAATTCTTTTGGGCAGCATTCAAAGTCTTACTAGCATAATATATGACATATGGCAGCTTATCTCTTCACTGTCCAAGTGCAGCCCCCACAGCAAAGTCACTTACATCACACATTAATTCAAAAGGAAGTGACCAATCAGGGGGCCGAAGGATAGGTGCCATGGTGAGAAATGTTTTCAACTGATCCAAGCAATTTTGACACTCTTTAGTCCATTCAAACTTGACATCATGCATTAAAAGTTGACAAAGAGGTTTAGAGATAAAGCTAAAATTCTTTATGAACCTTCTATAAAAACCGGCATGCCCTAAAAAAGATCTAACACCTTTCACATTTTTAGGCGCAGGCAAATTTGAAATCAAGTCTATCTTAACTTTATCGACCTCTATGCCCCGAGGAGATACAATATGCCCCAAAACTATCCCTTGTCTTACCATGAAATGGCATTTTTCCCAATTTAATATCAATTGTTTTTCTTCACATCTTTTCAAAACAACTTGTAAATTAgacaaacattcatcaaatttttttcccaaaaactgaaaaatcatccatgaaaaccTCTACAATGTCCTCAATTAACAAGTCGCTGAAAATGCTCaacatgcatctttgaaaagtgtCTGGGGCATTGCATAGCCCAAATGGCATTCTCTTGAAGGTAAAAGTCCCAAAAGGACAAGTGAAGgtagtcttctcttgatcctcaGGGGCTATTTCTATTTGATAATAGCCAGAGAAGCCatctaaaaaacaataatattcatgccccgccactttttctaaaatctggtCAAGGAAAGGTaagggaaaatgatcctttctaGAGGCAGTATTTAATTTTCTATAGTCTACACACATCCTCCAACCTGTGGTCTCCCTAGCAGGCACCAATTCTCCCTTGTCATTTTCCACCACAGTTATACTAGATTTTTTTGGAACAACTTAGATTGGGTTAACCCATTTGCTATCAGCAATGGGATAAATGATGCATATGTCTAACAATTTCAAAACTTCCTCTTTTACCACTTCTTTCATTGTGGGGTTTAGTCTTCTTTGCATCTCTCTAGAGGGTTTTGAGTCCTCTTCCAAAAGGGCTTATACCTTTGTGCAGATAAAAGGGCTTATACCTTTGATGTCAACAATGGACCAGCCAGTGGCTGATTTGTGTTGTGCCAAAATTTCCAACAACTTACTTTCTTGGTCAAGAGTTAAAAGTGCAGAAATCACCACTAAAAATGACTTTTCTGATCCGAGGTAGGCGTATTTCAGCTTCGAGGGCAACGACTTTAATTCCAACATTGGGGTCTTCTCATTGGAGGGTTGTGCTGAGGCTTGTAGTGCTAGTAGTGGCTCAAATTTGAGCTTCCACTGCATctcatttgaatctcctgcagcacaaagagaagaaaattgattaGTAGAATCAATTAAATCAAGGGAGTCTTCTAAATCCTCCCAAAGTTCATCACAATTGTAATTTAACAAAGAATTTTCAGCAAGTAAGGATTCCAATGCATTGACTTCTTCAATGTCTTCAAGTTATTGAGGTTGCCTGCACAAATTAAAGATATTTAGTTCTAAAGTCATATTTCCGAAACTCAATTTTAAaacaccactcctacaattaaTTATAGCATTAGAAGTTGCTAGGAATGGTCTTCCTAAAATCACAGGTGGTGAAGAGTTTGAGTGGGATGACAACTTCATATCCAATACCACAAAATCCACAgggtaataaaatttatctacttgGACCAAGACGTCCTCAACAATACCCTTTGGAATTTTGGCTTTTAATTCCCCTAACCCCAATTGTTCATACACACTATAAGGTAGCAAATTAACCCCCGAACCTAAGTCTAGCAAGGCCTTACCAATCTTAGAATTTCCAATGACACATGAAATGGTAGGtgaaccaggatccttgtacttaggtgGTGTATGGTTTTGAATAATGGCACTAACTtgctcagtgagaaaagccttTTTTTGCATATTTAGTTTGCGTTTCACAGTGCATAAGTCTTTCAGAAATTTAGCATAAGCAGGAATTTGTTTAATAGCATCAAGAAGTGGAATGTTAATCCTAACCTGCTTAAAAATTTCTAAGATTTCAGCATGCTGTTTTTCTTTATGCAAGGAAAGCAAATGATGTGGAAAAGGTGCAGGAATGAGACATGCATCATTATTTGAATCTGAAGTGCTTGGCTCACCACTATCTAGAGGAGGGTTAGCTTCTTTACCTGACTTCCTTGCACTATGGACAGGGATATCCACGACCTTACCATTCCTCAAAGTTGTAATAACTTTCACTAATTTCACATTGGCCCCTTCAACATTATTCTGAGATGATTGACTTTGCACTTGTggattgggttgggtttgagcgggaaattttcctttctcttggtTACTTAGAGTAATGGTTACTATAGTAAGGGTCCCTCTGATGTCATTGATGGCTTGAGCATTCTGGCTGTTGACTATGGCCTGACTTTGCATAAACTGTTGTAGGGTAGCAGTTAGCTGCTGAATGGAATCTTCCACTCCCTTTTTCTGCATTGGAGGGAGCTGATTTGCAAAATAAGATGGTCCCGAGCCTTGGCCAGCTGCTCCATATGGGGTATACTGACTTTGTCCTTGTGTAGATGGCCCAGGTTGTTCATTCTTCCAGCTAAAATTTGGATGATTTCTCCAAACTGTATT
This genomic interval from Carya illinoinensis cultivar Pawnee chromosome 2, C.illinoinensisPawnee_v1, whole genome shotgun sequence contains the following:
- the LOC122300141 gene encoding uncharacterized protein LOC122300141; translation: MLVHTMVTRIGTSLVFFYEALVPKMRQFVETMCNGEFFNKESEEAFAYFDYLAKNAQSWDTSCVYDRAEPLRTVSGGGVKYVLNEEDDLKAKFALLSKKLEAIELKKVHEIQGIPKQEKCTICEDISHVTSECPTIPAFKKVLCDASHPVNMISKPFPAPYSNTYNTVWRNHPNFSWKNEQPGPSTQGQSQYTPYGAAGQGSGPSYFANQLPPMQKKGVEDSIQQLTATLQQFMQSQAIVNSQNAQAINDIRGTLTIVTITLSNQEKGKFPAQTQPNPQVQSQSSQNNVEGANVKLVKVITTLRNGKVVDIPVHSARKSGKEANPPLDSGEPSTSDSNNDACLIPAPFPHHLLSLHKEKQHAEILEIFKQVRINIPLLDAIKQIPAYAKFLKDLCTVKRKLNMQKKAFLTEQVSAIIQNHTPPKYKDPGSPTISCVIGNSKIGKALLDLGSGVNLLPYSVYEQLGLGELKAKIPKGIVEDVLVQVDKFYYPVDFVVLDMKLSSHSNSSPPVILGRPFLATSNAIINCRSGVLKLSFGNMTLELNIFNLCRQPQ